The Nitrosomonas sp. genomic sequence GGGACCGAATACCGGTTGCCCGGATCGAACACTGTATTCAGGTAAACCTCATCGATATTATTCAGATTGGGCAACAGCGTTTTATCCAGAGATCTGAGCATACTCTGTCGAATCAGCGTATCCATGGCATTGCCGGTTGGTACAAGCAGATCGTAGCCAGTCGCGCCAGCAGCGAGCTTGGCGAGTAACTCCTCATTGTCGGCATAGTAATCCTGGGTTACCTGGCAGCGGCATCGCTGCTCGAAACGGCGTAGCGTTTCGGGACCAATGTAATTGTTCCAGTTGAACAGGCGCAGTACATTATCGGCACGATTACTATCAGCTTCCGGCTGCGGCGAGCAGGCGGTGAGCAAACCGATTAGCAGCCCTGTCAATCCATACAGAATGATGCCTCGTTTCACGCACTTATCTCCCGTGCAGAATAGTTTTGTCGAAGCGAGTGGCGAGCATAACCAAAACAAGTGTCAGCAACATCAATAAGGTGGATATCGCATTCACCTCCGGTGTAACCGCGATCTTAATCATGGTGTAAATCTGGATAGGCAGAATTGGTTCACCCACGCCCTTGGTGAAAAACGTGATCACAAAATCATCGATTGACAGCGTAAATGACATCAACGCACCGGCGATGATGGCTGGCATGATAAGTGGCAGGGTGATCAGCCGGAAAGTTTGCCACGGAGTAGCGCCAAGATCGCGTGCCGCTTCGAAAATGCTGTCATCCATTCCCTGCAGCCGCGCCCGTACAATAATAGCAACAAATCCGACACTGAACGTCGTGTGAGCAATAATGACCGAAATCAGCCCCAATGTCATATTGAGCACCTGCAGAAAAAACAGTAACAGGGATACCCCAAGCAGAATTTCTGGCATCGCAACCGGTGAAAAGGCCAGGATAGGCAAAACCTTGAGACGGTAGCGATGAATCGCTAATCCCGCCATGGTGCCAAGTGTAGTTGCAAGCACGCTGGCGCTGACCGCGATGATGAGTGAGTTGCGTGCGGCGATCAGTATCTCTTCATTGCGAAATAGCTTGTGATACCAGTCAAGGGTAAATCCGACCCATTCCGCATTGAGACGCGAATCATTAAACGAATAAACGACTACGATGATCAACGGAATGTAGAGAAAGGCATACACCAATATGGCCATCAGCCACAGCAAAAAATTTGGATGTCTCATGTTGATGAGGAAGAGACTGCAACGCGCGGACGGGCAAGCCATGCGGCAAAACCAGCAACAGCCATAACCACCAACATCAGCATGATAGAAAGTGTTGCACCAAATGGCCAGTCGCGCGTGCCGAGAAACTGGTCTTTGATCAGGTTGCCGATCAGGATATCACCGGTTCCACCAAGAATATCCGGCACGGCAAACATGCCCAATACCGGTATGAACACCAATGCGGCACCGGAGAACACGCCGGGTACCGATTGCGGCCAGGTAACGCGCCAGAAGCGTTGCCAGCGATTTGCCCCCAGATCCTGAGCCGCATCAAGCAAGACCGGATCATGCTTCTCCAGGTTGGTGTAAAGCGGCAGAATCATGAAAGGCAGGTGGATATAAACCATCCCCACCAATACCGAAAATGGGGAAAACAGCAGCATCACCGGCGGAAATTCCATCCATGCCAGCAGGCTGTTGACAGCATGATTGAGCCCCGATTCCGGCCCGAGAATGATCATCCAGGCATAGATACGGACCAGAAAATTGCTGGCAAACGGCAAGATCACCAGCAGGATCATCAGATTGCGATGACGCTTATCGCTGCGGGCAATGAGCAGTGCTAGCGGATAGGCAAGCAGCAGGCAGATCAGGGTTGTTACCGCAGCAACGAGAAAGGATTTCAGAAATATCTCGGCGTAGAGCGTATCACCCCAAAAAAAACGGTAGGTTTCCAGCGTCAGCCCATACAAATCCGATGGCGCCCCTGCGGCAAGATCAGAAGCACTCAACGGAGCAAGCCCACCAAATTCACCGGGAAAGCGAAATGATGTCACAAACATGATCAGGCTGGGCGCAACAAAAAATACCAGCAAAAACAGCATAGGCGGAAGGCTGATGAGCCACTTGACTCGATTCTGGCGGTGCATGCTCTATCCGTCCCTAAGAAATTGCACGGCTGTCATCGGCCAGGACACAGTCACCGTGTCCCCTACTTCGAAGAATCGCGCCACACCCGGCGTCGCATTGGCCAACAGAGCTTCCAGACGAACACCATTGATTAATTCGATCACATAGGTAGTAACATCACCGACATAGAGAAAATCCGATACCCTGCCAGTAAATGTATGCACTGCTTCTGAATTTTGAGAGGTGCGGTGCAGGCTGATTTGTTCTGGTCGAATGGCGATCACACCTTGATCACCGATAGCTACCTTTTTGTTTGCAGGCAACGATAACACCCCAAGCGACTCTATCTGTAGAGTCATCATGGCATCAGTCAATTGCATGACTTCTGCACTGAGTAAATTGATCTTACCGATAAAATCCGCCACAAAACGGCTGACTGGCTGGCTGTAAATGATACTCGGCTCATCTATCTGCTCCACTCTCCCCTGATTCATAACCGCGATGCGTTGCGATAGCGCGAGCGCTTCATCCTGGGAATGCGTGACGAAGATAAAGGTAATACCGACTTCTTTTTGCAGATTAATCAGCTCACGCTGTAAATCCTCACGCAGTTTTGCATCCAGCGCACCTAACGGTTCATCCAGCAATAGCAAACGAGGACGATTGATCAGTCCGCGTGCAAGTGCGACACGCTGCTTTTGCCCACCGGACAACTCATGTGGATAACGTTGTGCAAAACTGGATAAGCGGACTTCTTCAATGGTCCGACTGACTCGATCAGTTATCTCGGCTGGAGCAACCTTAGCCATCTGCAGAGGGAAAGCAATGTTCTGCGCTACAGTCATGTGCGGAAACAGCGCGTAACTCTGAAAAACGGTGTGGATGGGACGTTTCTCGGGTGCCAGCCTGGTAATATCGTGGCCATCGAGCAAAATCTGACCGGAATCCGGCGTATCAAATCCGGCAATCATGCGCAACAAGGTGGTTTTCCCACAGCCAGACGGCCCCAGAAGCGTAAAAAACTCGCCTTTGGTGATGCTCAGACTAATGTTATCGACCGCAACAAAGTCGTTAAAACGTCGGGTGAGATTGTGCAGTTCCAGTAATGCCATGGCTAGACTGAGTCAAAAAGGCGGATTCTAGCAAAATCAGGTTTTCACAGGCTACAAATAAATATTAGCAAGCAGTAGCGCTGCCAGGAGCGCCGCCAGTAACGCGAGTAAACGGCTTTGCCGTTTTTCCTGCTTGACGAGTTCCCCCAATTTTTCTTCCAGACTCTGTGCGCGTTCCTGGCTCAGATTGTAATGCAGCAGTCGTGGAAACTGTGGCAAGATCGTTGCCCAGTTTGGCGCTTCCTTTTGCAGCTGGCTGATCAGCCCACGAAACCCAACCTGCTCCGCCATCCAGTTTTCAAGAAAAGGCTTCGCGGTTTTCCACAGATCCAGATCCGGATCAAGATCGCGCCCCAATCCTTCAATATTCAGCAAGGTTTTCTGCAGCAATACCAACTGTGGCTGAATCTCAACATTAAATTGACGCGAAGCCTGAAACAAACGTAACAGCACGCGGCCAAAATAGATGTCCTTAAGGGGACGGTCAAAAATCGGCTCACACACCGCACGAATAGCCGCCTCAAAATCATCAACCCGGGTATCTCTTGGTGCCCAGCCCGCTTCAACATGCGCCTGTGCAACACGACGATAATCCCGACGGAAAAAAGCCAGAAAATTTTGTGCCAGATAGTTTTTGTCCTCATCACTGAGAGACCCCATGATGCCAAAATCAACCGCGATATAACAGCCATTACTACCCACAAAAATATTTCCCGGATGCATGTCGGCATGAAAATAACCATCCCGAAACACCTGGGTAAAAAATATTTCCACTCCCATACGCCCAAGCTGGTGAACATCGATTCCCTGTGCGCGCAACTCATCGACATGGCTGATAGGTGTGCCAATAACACGTTCCATGACCATGACTTCCGGATGGCAATAATCCCAGTAGACCTCGGGAACCAGCAACAATGGAGAATTGAGAAAATTGCGGCGCAGCTGGCTGCAGTTGGCCGCCTCACGGACCAGATCAAGTTCGTCTTCCAGATGGCGGGCAAATTCCGAAACGACTTCACGCAGCTTCAGCCGCTTGCCGTCAGGCCAGACCGCCTCCAGCAGCCACGCAGCAGTTTCCATCAGAGCAACATCGTGAGCAATTACCGGTGCAATGTCAGGGCGAAGAATTTTGACGGCAGCCAGAGAGCCATTCTGTAAAACCGCATAATGCACCTGTGCTACCGATGCGCTGGCAACCGGTGTTTCCTCAAACTCAAGAAAAATTTCATGAACCGGGCGGCCATAAACCTTTTCCAGAATACCGATTGCCTGTTTCGATGGAAAGGGAGGAACCCGATCCTGTAAATAGGCCAGCTCGTCGGCAAAATCAGGGGCAAGCAGATCGCGGCGGGTAGAAAGCATCTGCCCGAACTTGATGAAAATTGGCCCCAACGCCTCCAGCGCCAGACGCAATCTCACCGCACGCGGCAATTTCAGCCCACCACGGAATGGCAGCAACCTGCTGATTTTGCAGAGTGCGCGCACGCGCAGTTGGCAAAGCACCACTTCATCCAGACCAAAGCGCAAGGCGATCAGGATGATTTTAAACAATCGGAAAAAACGCATGAATATTGGCCTGGTTCAAAAAAACAGATCAGAGGTTATTTAAAAACCCATCTTTCGATAACAGCAGCATGATGAGACAGAAAACCCCTTGAGTATTGCTAACCAAACCGTTTATCGCATGGCCAGGTACATCATATGTTCAGGAGCTCATCGCCGGGTTATCCTGATTAAGACTGTTACGATTGTAATCTGTTTCAGTTTGTATGCAGGCAGTAAAATTCACGTTACCCAGATGGGTGATGATGACATTCGATAATGTTGTGTCGCTCTGCTGAGCCAGATCCGCCAGAATCTCCCATGCCTGATGGCTCAGGCTAATCGTCTTAAGGGGTTGTAACTGTCGATTCTCCTGCACGTCACATCCAACTGAAATCGCTTGCCTAAGCTGCTCCCATTGCACATCATTCAGCCATTTTTCGCACCAGGCATTCATTCCATCCGGATCAATCAAACTACCAAAATATTCTTGTTTCGCAATTAACTGTTGATTCTCATCAACCCCAATCCATTGAGGTTCTTGAGTAAGTTTCTGCTCAACAAAAGCAATAGCAGCATGTCGATCCTGCCGCCGGATGACATATTGACCTACCTTCATTTTTCGAATCCTCATTTTCTATTTATTGACTGTTGTTAATAACTTATAGGCCGATATTACAAGGGAATCTCACTGAAATGCAATGTTGAATCCCCAGGTTGTGTTGTTATTTATCACAGATACTTTCAGAGGGAATGAGAAATAAACAGTGTTCACAGTTTTATTCACATCAACAATCGCATGGATCATGCCGTAATTTACCGGAAACTTTCTGAAGGGAGTCACAATGAGCGCTGATCTTGAGCAGTTTTACCAGATATTTTTTGAGGAAGCCAGCGAGCTGCTGGCGGAGATGGAAACCCTTCTGCTTGGACTGGACGTGCAATCTCCAGATCCGGAAGATCTGAATGCCATTTTTAGGGCGGCACATTCCATTAAAGGTGGCGCTGGCACGTTTGGTTTTACAGATATGACCGAAATGACGCATATGCTGGAATCATTGCTGGACAAATTACGCAAAGGTGAATTGACATTACGCAGTGAAATGGTTGATGCCTTTTTACAGGCGAGTGATGTTTTGAAGCAGCAATTGAATGGCCATAGTGGTGAAGGACAGGTCAATTCCGCCGAGGCAATGGTCGCTTCCCAAAAACTGAAAGAATTGATGACCGCAACTGCCGTAAATGAAGCCGCCCTCCTCTCTGCTGTAACAGAATTAAATAAGGCACCCGAATATTCTCTGCACGAAACGCCCGCCACGCAAGCGATTCCACCGACCAATAGCAATGCCCCAGAAGAAGCTTCCGCAAACATACCAATCACGTACCGCATCCATTTTTCCTGCCAGAATCTGAGCGACGTGGTGATGACAAAACTGCTGGCTGATCTGGCTCGGCAGAGCAGTCTTGAGAATTTGAGTGCGCCACAACAACAGGAGATCTGCTGTCTGAAACTCACCACAATGGAGAGTGAGGAAGATATTTGGGAAGCACTGGCTTTTATCGTTGATCCGGTTACGCTGGTTATCGAAGCCGAAGTAACTGCTCAAGCACCAGCTGACAATATCTCACCCGCTGCTGACAAACCGGCTGTCATGATGAATGCGCCGCCAGCCGGAACAGCTGCGGAAACAATCAAGACTGACCCGCCAGCCGAATCAGTTAAAACACCGGCGGAACCAGCCAGGCCCAAGGCGGCAGCCAGCAGTGAATCGTCTTCCATTCGTGTCAGCATTGAGAAAGTGGATCAGATGATCAATCTCGTCGGTGAACTCGTCATTACACAGGCGATGCTGGCGCAGACAGCCTCGCAAATTGATCCGGTTATTCACGAAAAATTACTCAATGGACTAAACCAGCTCGAACGGAACACGCGGGATTTGCAGGAATCCGTGATGTCGATCCGCATGATGCCAATCAGCTTTGTTTTCAGCCGCTTTCCCAGAGTGGTGCGAGATGTCGCGGCCAAACTGGGCAAGAAGGTCGAGCTCAAAACCATTGGAGAAGGTACTGAATTGGATAAAGGTTTGATCGAAAAAATCACCGATCCATTAACCCATTTGATCCGTAACAGTCTCGACCATGGAATCGAGTCACCAGAGAAAAGAGTGGCGCTTGGCAAACCGGCGCAGGGCACGATCACGCTGCGTGCCTCGCACCAGGGTGGCAGCATCGTTATCGAGGTGATGGATGATGGCGCCGGTCTCAACGCTGAAAAGATTCTGGCCAAGGCACGCGAGCGTGGTCTGCCAATCAGCGAAACCATAACGGATCAGGAAATATGGATGCTGATTTTTGAAGCAGGCTTCTCCACGGCGGAGGTCATAACCGATGTTTCTGGCCGGGGTGTCGGCATGGATGTGGTCAAACGCAATATTCAGGCACTGGGCGGACGTGTCGAAATTAATTCCACCCTTGGTCAGGGCACAAAAATATCCATTCGCCTTCCCCTGACACTGGCGATTCTGGACGGATTATCGGTGTCGGTGGGCGATCAACTGTTCATCGTGCCGCTGACCTACATTACCGAATCGCTCAAGCCGCAGGCAGCAGATATTCGTACCGTCAGAGGACAGGGACGAGTGGTACAGGTACGGGGCGAGTATCTTCCGGTCATCGCCCTGCATGAGGTACTCGGATTGCAGCCAGCCGCAGCACAGATTCATGAAGGAATCCTGGTCATTCTCGACGCCGAAGGCTGCAAGGCCGCTATGTTCGTCGATGCTCTGATCGGGCAGCATCAGGTTGTCATCAAAAGTCTGGAGAGTAATTATCGCCGGGTACAAGGCGTATCCGGCGCGACCATCATGGGAGATGGCAGTGTTGCGCTGATTCTTGACGCAGCCGCACTGGTCAGCATGATCAAACAGTCACAGGCAGATGCCGCCTGATAAAAAAATCAAATTCTTCACACAATATGCCGTTTAACACGTTACCGAAGCAGGCTTACAAAAGGACAAAGGAGCAGGCCCCATGCAGCAAACACAAACCCATGCAGCGGGAAGTGAATTGCCCAATTCAATATTGGGTTCGGCCAACAGTGAATTTCTGACATTCCGGCTAGGCAAGGAAGAATATGGTATCGATATTCTGAAAGTTCAGGAAATCCGGGGCTATGACGCGATTACCCGCATTGCCAACGCGCCTGAATTCATCAAGGGGGTGGTCAATCTCCGTGGAGTGATCGTGCCAATCGTTGATATGCGGATCAAATTCAATCTGGGCGAAGCTCATTATGACCAGTTCACGGTCGTCATCATTCTGAATTTATCCGGTCGGGTGGTAGGCATTGTTGTGGACAGCGTTTCCGATGTCATCAATCTGGAGAGGGAACAGGTACGCACCACTCCACAATTTGGCGCAGTCATTGATACCGAATACATCATGGGGCTGGGAACGGTGGAAGATCGCATGTTAATCCTGGTAAATATCGAGAAACTGATGGGCAGTCAGGATATGGGGCTGCTGGATACGGCCAGTTGAACAGATTCAGGCAATAGTATTTTCAAAGATTACTTATCTTATTCCAGGGAGTACACATGTTACAAAACATGACCATCAAATCGCGGTTAATTCTCATGATGAGTGTTTTATCGCTGTTATTAATCGCCATCGGTGCAGTGGGGTTGTACGGGATGAACCAGGCAAATAAAAAGCTGGAAACCGTGTATCGAGACAGGACTGTCCCGCTCGCGGATCTGGCAGGTATTCTGGACAGCCTGCAACAGGGACGCCTGCATGCGGTCATGACGGCCAACCTGCAAGATACTGAAAATGCCCGGAAACGGGCAAATCAGGTCGTCGTGCTGGATACGCTGATCAATGACAAGTGGCGCAAATACACCGCAACCGTTCTGACACCCGAGGAGCAAACGTTTGCTGGCCGCTTTGCCGAGCAATGGAAGGTCTATCAGGCTTCGCGTAACCAGACTTTGAATCACGCCATCAATGGTGAATTTGTCGCCGCACAGGAAAATGCCACGCGCGATGCCAACGGAAAATTCGAGTCGGTGCGCAACACGTTATTTGAGCTGGTACAACTGCAGGACCGCGTGGCCGCCGAGGAATATGCAGAGGCACAGGCTAATTTTTCTTCGGCGCTGGTGGCGGTGATTGCCGCAACTGTTGCGGGAATACTCTTTGCCGCCATCCTGGGTGGCGCTATTGTTCGCGGGCTTAATCGCTCAATCAGCCAGGCGGTTAACGTCGCCAATGGTATCGCGGCCGGACGGTTTGACCAGCGGATCGAGGTAACAGGTCGGGATGAAATAACTACCCTGCTGAAATCAATGCGCAAAATGGGTGAGGTGTTGACTGGTTACGCCAGCGCGCAGCAAAAAATGCTGCAGCAGCATGAAGCAGGCACGATAAGTTATCGTATTCCGGTCGGTCAGTTTCCTGGCAGCTATGGTGAAATGGTCACCGCGACCAATGAGCTGGCCGCCTCCCATATCGCGGTCAAGATGCGAGCCATCGAAGTCATGGCGCATTATGCACAGGGGAATCTGTCGGTGGAGATGGAGAAACTTCCGGGTGAAAAAGCAAAAGTTACTGAAGCCATGCAGGCAGTCAAGGTAAGTTTGCAGGGAATCAGCAGCGAAATCAGTTATCTGGTCGAGGGCGTGGCAGCAGGTGATTTTTCCCGTCGAGGAAAGGTGGATAACTATCAATATGAGTTTCGCAAAATGATTGATGGGCTAAACCAGTTGATGGTGGTCTGCGAAGCTGCGTTGAAGGATACGTTACGGGTGCTGGGCGCGCTCGCCCATGGGGATTTGACTCAAACCATCACCAAAGAGTATCAGGGCATGTTTGGCCAGTTAAAAGCGGATTCAAACATTACCGTGGCTCAGTTGGGCGGCATTATCGTGCAGATCAAGGAAGCGGCGGAGCTGATTGGAACGGCTTCCAAGGAAATTGCCGATGGTAATGTCGATCTGTCGCAGCGCACCGAAGAACAGGCGGCCAATCTGGAAGAAACCGCCGCCAGCATGGAGCAGCTGACCTCCACCGTGAAGCAGAACGCAGACAACGCCCGCCAGGCGAATCAACTGGCGTCTTCCGCCTCGGCAGTTGCGGTCAGGGGCGGCGAGGTGGTTGAGCAGGTGGTGCAGACCATGAGCGCGATCAATGAAAGCTCCAAAAGGGTTGTGGATATTATCAGCGTGATTGACGGCATTGCCTTTCAGACTAATATTCTGGCGCTGAACGCCGCAGTGGAAGCCGCGCGTGCGGGTGAACAGGGACGAGGTTTTGCGGTAGTGGCAACCGAAGTGCGCACGCTGGCGCAGCGCTCGGCAGCGGCAGCCAAAGAAATCAAAGAGCTGATCGGCAACTCAGTACATAAGGTCGAGGATGGCACGCAACTGGTTGACGATGCCGGAAAAACGATGCGGGAGGTGGTGCTGTCAGTCAAACGGGTCACCGATATCATGGGTGAAATATCGGCGGCTTCCCAGGAACAAAGCCTCGGGATAGAGCAGGTCAATCAGGCTATTACCCAGATGGATGAAATCACCCAGCAGAACGCGGCGCTGGTGGAACAGGCAGCGGCGGCGTCCGAATCGATGCGTGAGCAGGCGGAGCATCTGGCACAAGCGGTAGCCACATTCAAGCTGGAACAGGGTACTGGC encodes the following:
- a CDS encoding ABC transporter permease subunit, encoding MRHPNFLLWLMAILVYAFLYIPLIIVVVYSFNDSRLNAEWVGFTLDWYHKLFRNEEILIAARNSLIIAVSASVLATTLGTMAGLAIHRYRLKVLPILAFSPVAMPEILLGVSLLLFFLQVLNMTLGLISVIIAHTTFSVGFVAIIVRARLQGMDDSIFEAARDLGATPWQTFRLITLPLIMPAIIAGALMSFTLSIDDFVITFFTKGVGEPILPIQIYTMIKIAVTPEVNAISTLLMLLTLVLVMLATRFDKTILHGR
- a CDS encoding ABC transporter permease; this translates as MHRQNRVKWLISLPPMLFLLVFFVAPSLIMFVTSFRFPGEFGGLAPLSASDLAAGAPSDLYGLTLETYRFFWGDTLYAEIFLKSFLVAAVTTLICLLLAYPLALLIARSDKRHRNLMILLVILPFASNFLVRIYAWMIILGPESGLNHAVNSLLAWMEFPPVMLLFSPFSVLVGMVYIHLPFMILPLYTNLEKHDPVLLDAAQDLGANRWQRFWRVTWPQSVPGVFSGAALVFIPVLGMFAVPDILGGTGDILIGNLIKDQFLGTRDWPFGATLSIMLMLVVMAVAGFAAWLARPRVAVSSSST
- a CDS encoding ABC transporter ATP-binding protein; this encodes MALLELHNLTRRFNDFVAVDNISLSITKGEFFTLLGPSGCGKTTLLRMIAGFDTPDSGQILLDGHDITRLAPEKRPIHTVFQSYALFPHMTVAQNIAFPLQMAKVAPAEITDRVSRTIEEVRLSSFAQRYPHELSGGQKQRVALARGLINRPRLLLLDEPLGALDAKLREDLQRELINLQKEVGITFIFVTHSQDEALALSQRIAVMNQGRVEQIDEPSIIYSQPVSRFVADFIGKINLLSAEVMQLTDAMMTLQIESLGVLSLPANKKVAIGDQGVIAIRPEQISLHRTSQNSEAVHTFTGRVSDFLYVGDVTTYVIELINGVRLEALLANATPGVARFFEVGDTVTVSWPMTAVQFLRDG
- the ubiB gene encoding ubiquinone biosynthesis regulatory protein kinase UbiB, with translation MRFFRLFKIILIALRFGLDEVVLCQLRVRALCKISRLLPFRGGLKLPRAVRLRLALEALGPIFIKFGQMLSTRRDLLAPDFADELAYLQDRVPPFPSKQAIGILEKVYGRPVHEIFLEFEETPVASASVAQVHYAVLQNGSLAAVKILRPDIAPVIAHDVALMETAAWLLEAVWPDGKRLKLREVVSEFARHLEDELDLVREAANCSQLRRNFLNSPLLLVPEVYWDYCHPEVMVMERVIGTPISHVDELRAQGIDVHQLGRMGVEIFFTQVFRDGYFHADMHPGNIFVGSNGCYIAVDFGIMGSLSDEDKNYLAQNFLAFFRRDYRRVAQAHVEAGWAPRDTRVDDFEAAIRAVCEPIFDRPLKDIYFGRVLLRLFQASRQFNVEIQPQLVLLQKTLLNIEGLGRDLDPDLDLWKTAKPFLENWMAEQVGFRGLISQLQKEAPNWATILPQFPRLLHYNLSQERAQSLEEKLGELVKQEKRQSRLLALLAALLAALLLANIYL
- the cheA gene encoding chemotaxis protein CheA encodes the protein MSADLEQFYQIFFEEASELLAEMETLLLGLDVQSPDPEDLNAIFRAAHSIKGGAGTFGFTDMTEMTHMLESLLDKLRKGELTLRSEMVDAFLQASDVLKQQLNGHSGEGQVNSAEAMVASQKLKELMTATAVNEAALLSAVTELNKAPEYSLHETPATQAIPPTNSNAPEEASANIPITYRIHFSCQNLSDVVMTKLLADLARQSSLENLSAPQQQEICCLKLTTMESEEDIWEALAFIVDPVTLVIEAEVTAQAPADNISPAADKPAVMMNAPPAGTAAETIKTDPPAESVKTPAEPARPKAAASSESSSIRVSIEKVDQMINLVGELVITQAMLAQTASQIDPVIHEKLLNGLNQLERNTRDLQESVMSIRMMPISFVFSRFPRVVRDVAAKLGKKVELKTIGEGTELDKGLIEKITDPLTHLIRNSLDHGIESPEKRVALGKPAQGTITLRASHQGGSIVIEVMDDGAGLNAEKILAKARERGLPISETITDQEIWMLIFEAGFSTAEVITDVSGRGVGMDVVKRNIQALGGRVEINSTLGQGTKISIRLPLTLAILDGLSVSVGDQLFIVPLTYITESLKPQAADIRTVRGQGRVVQVRGEYLPVIALHEVLGLQPAAAQIHEGILVILDAEGCKAAMFVDALIGQHQVVIKSLESNYRRVQGVSGATIMGDGSVALILDAAALVSMIKQSQADAA
- a CDS encoding chemotaxis protein CheW, which encodes MQQTQTHAAGSELPNSILGSANSEFLTFRLGKEEYGIDILKVQEIRGYDAITRIANAPEFIKGVVNLRGVIVPIVDMRIKFNLGEAHYDQFTVVIILNLSGRVVGIVVDSVSDVINLEREQVRTTPQFGAVIDTEYIMGLGTVEDRMLILVNIEKLMGSQDMGLLDTAS
- a CDS encoding MCP four helix bundle domain-containing protein; this translates as MLQNMTIKSRLILMMSVLSLLLIAIGAVGLYGMNQANKKLETVYRDRTVPLADLAGILDSLQQGRLHAVMTANLQDTENARKRANQVVVLDTLINDKWRKYTATVLTPEEQTFAGRFAEQWKVYQASRNQTLNHAINGEFVAAQENATRDANGKFESVRNTLFELVQLQDRVAAEEYAEAQANFSSALVAVIAATVAGILFAAILGGAIVRGLNRSISQAVNVANGIAAGRFDQRIEVTGRDEITTLLKSMRKMGEVLTGYASAQQKMLQQHEAGTISYRIPVGQFPGSYGEMVTATNELAASHIAVKMRAIEVMAHYAQGNLSVEMEKLPGEKAKVTEAMQAVKVSLQGISSEISYLVEGVAAGDFSRRGKVDNYQYEFRKMIDGLNQLMVVCEAALKDTLRVLGALAHGDLTQTITKEYQGMFGQLKADSNITVAQLGGIIVQIKEAAELIGTASKEIADGNVDLSQRTEEQAANLEETAASMEQLTSTVKQNADNARQANQLASSASAVAVRGGEVVEQVVQTMSAINESSKRVVDIISVIDGIAFQTNILALNAAVEAARAGEQGRGFAVVATEVRTLAQRSAAAAKEIKELIGNSVHKVEDGTQLVDDAGKTMREVVLSVKRVTDIMGEISAASQEQSLGIEQVNQAITQMDEITQQNAALVEQAAAASESMREQAEHLAQAVATFKLEQGTGATQPFAERRGPNRATNVKRLPQAKGTQASRTKAPAAMPVPASTGTDGDWEEF